One region of Thermodesulfobacteriota bacterium genomic DNA includes:
- a CDS encoding RDD family protein yields the protein MSRAGALTVRTPEGVTFSLPLASPAARCLAWAVDFGCISVASGAVGAALALLGLASPDLAGAAAILAYFALSLGYGMALEWTWRGQTVGKRLFHLRVVDQEGLRVRFSQIAARNLLRPLDMFPAYYLLGGAACLLSRRAQRLGDLAAGTAVVRQPPVAEPDLDQAVGQRYNSFRDHPHLAARLRQNADPALAALALRALLRRDGLEPSVRVALFAELAERLGEAAPFPPETVRGLTGEQYVRNAVDILFRPALPRPGG from the coding sequence TGAGCCGCGCCGGCGCCCTCACCGTGCGCACCCCCGAAGGGGTCACCTTCTCCCTGCCCCTGGCGAGCCCCGCGGCCCGGTGTCTGGCCTGGGCGGTGGATTTTGGGTGCATCTCGGTGGCGTCGGGCGCGGTGGGCGCCGCCCTGGCACTGCTCGGGCTCGCCAGCCCCGATCTGGCCGGGGCTGCGGCAATCCTGGCCTACTTCGCCCTCTCCCTGGGCTACGGCATGGCCCTGGAGTGGACGTGGCGGGGGCAGACCGTGGGGAAGCGCCTGTTCCACCTGCGGGTGGTGGACCAGGAGGGGCTTCGGGTGCGCTTCAGCCAGATCGCCGCGCGAAACCTCCTGCGCCCCCTGGACATGTTCCCCGCCTACTACCTGCTGGGGGGAGCCGCTTGCCTGCTGAGCCGCCGGGCGCAACGGCTGGGGGATCTGGCGGCCGGCACCGCGGTGGTGCGCCAGCCCCCCGTGGCCGAGCCCGACCTGGACCAGGCGGTGGGCCAGCGGTACAACTCCTTCCGGGATCACCCCCACCTGGCCGCCCGGCTGCGCCAGAACGCCGACCCCGCCCTGGCGGCCCTTGCGCTGCGAGCTCTCCTGCGCCGCGACGGCCTGGAGCCCTCCGTCCGGGTCGCCCTGTTCGCCGAGCTCGCGGAGCGGCTCGGGGAAGCCGCCCCCTTCCCCCCCGAGACCGTCCGGGGCCTCACCGGCGAGCAGTACGTGCGAAACGCCGTGGACATCCTCTTTCGCCCCGCTCTGCCCCGCCCCGGCGGCTAG